Part of the Ziziphus jujuba cultivar Dongzao chromosome 8, ASM3175591v1 genome is shown below.
GGAAAGAGAATCAGGGTAAAAAGAGAAGTGACAAATAGATAGAAAATGGGATGAGGATAGAAAACCAGAAGAAAACATAGTTATACTTATTACTCAATAATCAAGTCTGTCTCTTTAGATCACAAACCTATTTATAAGAAAATGAATCTAATctaattaggaaactatatcaAGTCAAGAAAACTAATATTTcttattaacaaatttttttgaataaaattccAATTAATGTAATCGCTAGAAATGGTCCTAAgtaaaacattaaataaaaccTCTCCATGCATGTTACACATCATTCTCCGCAAAATGAAACTCAACTCCAACGAATTAAATGAACAGTTCCTTCATATTGCAAGAGGGTTCTCCTTGAGATGGCATTCTTATGTCAAGTTTGTCAATCAAATTCCTTACTACTTTGTCCTGGAGATAAAACTCTTTCAATTTAAAGAGAATGATGTATAACATGTTCaggattttaatttaattattgattattaattttatcaattttatatatctaGAACTTAATATCAATTAGAACTACTAGTCAATATAGTTTTGATTTAATTTCCTTATTAAATTAGGTTCGTCTTAACCCATAAATAGAGTTCAATCTTACCCTAAACTGACAAGATTTTATTATTGAGTAACAAACATTACTTCCTATCTTTGGTTCTCACCCTTCTGTTCTCATCCTATTTTCTCTCTACTTCTATCTCCTGTTTTCTTTCCCTATTTCTCTTTCCCACATCCTAcatcaaaatttggaaaagCCCCTATATGCACTACAAACATGTTGGAACCCCTTTTATATTCAAGTACACCCATAATATCACTATTAGTCCACAAATTCTTAGAAATTTAAACTCCAAGCTTCTCAAACTACCAAATTCTAGCACGCTAGGTATATGATCACATAAGCTAAAAAGTTAGTAGCTGCTATACGAAATCCTCCAAGAGGgagggaaaaaagaaatgagAACTTCCTAATGGAATAATGAAAGCCATTGTTGATTATTGGGTTAGTTTTGTTCCCTGAGATTTGACTGAAATTCAATCAGACCCTCTGGTTTCAAAAATATCGTTTATCCACCCATTGGTTTCAAAAGATTTTCATCTCTCCATTATCCTCTATTGTTACATTCAGCTGTTGAGTTTAACATCAATCTCTATCATTCAAATCCCTATAGGAGTGTAATAGACGTTTGCAAAATTAGAAGGGTTATTAAAATAAACACAAGCCTCAAGAGGAATTATCCCTTAATTATTTGAAGCGGTGAGGTACTCCCTAACCGAAAAAATAGAACAGAGAATGTCATTTCTAATTGGCTAAAGGATCAACATGCATACACATGCTATACAAACAATGCAAGATACCACATCAATCCTTCTGCTTAAAGCACATACTCAAAGCATTCCTAATTATAGTTTCATCAAACCTTTCCCCTCACAAgaataccaaaaaagaaaattagtctCCTCCAAAAAATAACGATGCCCTCCCACTTCAACAGTTCTTACATATGTCAAGATCATTTTTTGCCAACTCATAAATTTGGTAACCCTAAATCATTATGGCTAACAAACACATCTTtaaccattatttttttaagaattaagtTTTCATGGCTTCTGTGGTTGCCTACCTAAAATATTGCCTTGCAAATGAGGGAATTTTGGGATGGTAGAAATTTCTCATTGTACAATGAGAGTTCCCATTTTGTAAGAATCTCTTCAAGATGACATGCAAGACAAAgcaagagaaaggaaatggtTCTTCTCTCTCCAGTCAATTTAGAAAATCAGATAAGAAATAAGAGCTCCTAGTATCGAGCAGGCATTACTTGATTCAAAGGTTTCTCAATGGCTTACACAAAGTTTTCTTATACATAGTCGTTCTTTTACTGGATGTTGAATATTAGATATGAGGAAAggttaaacaatattttttgaattttttccttAGTTTATGTCATCCTTTACATCATGACTACTTACAAATATTCAGAATACCAAATATTGTTCACTTTATAATCAAAGCAGGGAGTGAGCTTCACTTTTTGTTTGCGTTTGTTCATAGAATAACGTTCATagacaattattttcattgctACTGTTCACGGActatcaaaaatcaatttaacaaCAATCTTGGGGAATTATAATTGACTGATCACTTCACAGGAACAAAATTCAGCATACCATGTGAATATTCCATACTTAAATAAGAAACTTATGGAGAAAGGAGCTAAACTTGTATAAAGAGCAAACCTGATCATTATTTCGTCCAGCATTTGCATCAAGACCATTTTCTCTATTTCGCCCAGCATTTGCATCAGGAGCATTTTCTCTATGTCGTCCACCATTTGCGTCAGGAGCATTTTCTCTATGTCGTCCAGCATTTGCATCGGGAGCATTTTCTCTACTTCGTCCAGCATTTGCATCCGGAGCAGTTTCTTCAGTACACTTACGTTGACTATTTCCTTCAACACATGCATCTTCAGTACATTTACGTTCACTATTTCCTTCAATACACGCATCTTGACCACGACCAGCTACTGCTTCATCCAGAGTCTCCATTCCAGGAACCACAGCCGATTTATTATCATCCCATTCCTCTTCAATGAAAGGCGCATAACGCTGCCCGCTTGGCGGTCCTATATTACTCTTGTGAAATACTCTACACAGTACATATGCATCCTTCTCCatccaaaagaaaatgaaaaggaaacaaaagaaCATAAATTAAATGATATCAATCTCCATAAGATTCCATTTCCCAGCACAACAGGAAATCTCTTTTTGGCTGCTGAACAGAATGTAAGGAAAGACAAACTAAAAACAACCCAAGTACAGATTTTGACGTTATTAGGGACCCATATTACCAAGTCCTCCAGTCCACTAACGCCAAGAATTCTGCTCAAATTGCCCATTAGTTTTTCATTTACTACAAACTGAATCAGTATAAACCATAAATTCCTAACTAAAATTTGTTTCTAAACTTTTCTCAGAACCAAACAAAAGATAGGCtcataaaacccaaaaacaaagcaaaaaaagCATTAACCACATTCTGGCTAATGCCTCACCTGGGTGAGACCAACTGTTTtctccaattcttcttcaacaagtCTGTACTCATGCATTACCCAGTTGGTCCGCTTACCATCTGGGGCTCGCCCACTATGGAAAACCAAGGTCTTTTTCATCCCCACGGTCCTTGAATCGTGCTTCACCGGCCGGTCATTTCCTGTTGCCTTCCAGTACCCTTGGCTCGTAGCCCTGTTCATTCTGGCCCCATTTCCATACTTCTTGTCCAATGCACTGAAAAAATAGTACTCCTGGTCCCTGCTCTTCAAACTCGACTTTCCTATTCaccaattcaaaacattaaaaaataatttttttaaaagaaaaatcaaaacccaagaaaaaaaaatcacgaAAATATTTACCCACAAAAAGGgagagacccaaaaaaaatatatacacacacccaatttaagaaacacaaaaaataaaaataaaaaataaaaacccaggATTATATAGTAAAATCCATACAAGGGGAAATGTAGCCCAACAATATCCACAGAGCAAAACCCatttccaaaaagaaaatttttaaattaaaaaaaaattaattagaggGTTGGGGATAAAATTTTAACCTGCTAGGTCCCAAGGCTCGCTTttgtagatatcaacctcggagATGGCGTTGAATCGGAAAGTTTTCCCACAGACCTTACGCTTCAGGTAGTAAATGACGAGCTCTTCGTCGGTTGGGTGGAACCTGAAGCCCGGTGCGAGCGCTGTGGGTGCCGTTTGGGTCTTCGCTTCTCCCCCAGACCCAGCAGCAGCTTCGAGACCCATGGCTCAAAAACGGAGCTCCGAAAGATGGGGGTTTTCAGTGATTCTTCAAAAGGGGGTCAGTTACGGAGGCTCTTCTTTTAGGGCCTTTTGGTGGAACAGATAGGGGTTTGATTAATGTTCAAGAAACTGACGGTACCTTCGATTACAAGAAACTGTATTTgccccaaaatatatattatatatttatataatggcTCTCACTATTTATATCTTGTAATTTTCTTTGCTTtcttcataattattattattttttttttatattaggatTTTGCCCTcggccaaaaaaagaaataatgggattggattttttttttttttttttctctttgtcgAGTTTGGTAAGTTAggaaaaaattaattggaaaatactATATTCTTTTTAAATGGTTAATCacaagtataaaaaaaatttaaatgattttctaaaattatataccATAAAAACATTACTAAACCTATACGCTTAAAAATTACTTTATACATATTGTAAGAAAATAAagctttttgtattttctttttcaatttttatatatttgagtgATGAGCAAAAATATACAGAACTTAATGTTTTATTGGGGGGACTAAAATTAAGACCATTCGATTTGATGGATATCAAAGAGGAAAGTCAAGAAATAATGGTGCAAATTTCCTGCTTCAGGTCCAGAAAAGGATgtccaaaaaccaaaaaggtcTAGCAAGAAAATGGGACCCAAAAAAATCTatcaagaaaaaggaaaaaaaaaaaaaaattcctgtgGTATCTAGAATTGGCTCCATCTTCTATAATATTTTCCAGAATTGATCTCATTAGTACTTATCTTCTTACAGGGGTGAAAATCCTGAGAGGTTAAGATACAGATACAGCAGCAAATTTTGTTATTcaaaaatgatgaaattttaccttgggaaaagaaaagttaatttcaatttagtATCTCATTtagaaaatttgtattttggacTTCTAATTGAAAGCAAAATTGCGTGAATCATAAACTAACAAGTTTCTAAGCACAAAAACTtatcatataattaatatttgccCCGCATGCAGAACCCAAATAAGTTTGTGTTTAGAGATTTGATGGTTCTGAACccatgcaattttttttgttttaaatttaaaacattacaatataaatttttaaacttcaatttattgcattttaattcaattaaaaaactttgaataaattgaaaatccATTAATGAATAAGAAACAGATGATACTACTCGGTTAAGAAATAAAAGATTATGGAAGTCatgaagaaagaaagatttGAGAATGCAAATTGTAACCCTTCTGAAAAAAGACTAGCTCACTAACAAATGGCATGGCAAGGAATTTTGActgacatttttattttctgcagCAACATTGGATTGGAAGAGGGAATTTTTACGCATGTGGAAATTGATCTGAACATGTATTTTCAAGAATATTTTCACTAGATTAAGACTACCAATATAAAAATGTTTCAAGTTATATTGTCATTTAAAAGGATCTGAAGCTCAATTATGACTGTATCatggataaattaattatttatacattATTTAAGGTTACTTGGTAAATCAATATCTactttttcaatcttttttttaaatttatttatcaaaaataaaaaaagaaagaaaaaaaatagtttgaaaATGAAACTTCTGAGCCTTCATACTATTGATTACTCAAGATCCGATATGTATGCTTCAACAAAATTAGAAATAGTGCCCGCAAGGTCCTTGCTACTAATTCATATCCTTTATGTGGCAGGCGATTCAAAGAATAAAGggcatttattttcttttcaattttatgctGGAGCTGTCTGATATGGAGTTTTCCACTCAGAATAAATGCTTGTTAGCTTCTTAAATTTGTTGTGAATCCGATTGAGATAAAAAGGATGATAAGAAATGGCAGAAGAACTAAGGAAGACTTGGCTTAATTTGTGAGGAAGCCATTGCTTTTTCATCCCACTGAAAAAATGTTGTCTAATTTAGAAccataaaaaatcattttttctaaaagttaaaatttaaaaaatgtacaataattaaatttgaacCTAACAGAGATTGAAATGACATAcgttaacaataataaaatttgaatctaATAGGAATTTGAAAACGTAGAACTTTTTTGccatattaaaatatcatttttttcccttaaaatcTCTAATTTATAGAAGATGGATCGAGATtggtttgtatatatttttaacaattaagaATTTGATTGGTTAAAAGGAATGATTCAAGCAGAATGTGCTTTGGCAATTGGTGTTTGTTGAGTAATATGGTATGGACCATATTTATATGGGTGTTTGTTAATTAACTTAATTGTATATCCATgtgcctttttttcttctcataaatGTATATGGGAAATCTTACTTTGATGAATTGCTTTATCGTTGAAAATCTTTGTTCACCTGCTGTGAAGTAAACCGCCCTTGTAATTTTGTAGGAAAATTCCTATAGTTCTCTCCATAAAATGGAAGCTTTTGGGACTACTATGTTTCATGACTTGGTTATTCTGACTTTGGGCTtccaaacaaaaccaaaaaaacaaaaataaaataaaataaaataaaagtgaaaagatGGAAATCTTAGGATAACCTAAcagtaaaatactaaaatttatgTATACTTTTTAAAGAAGGTATTTTGGGTTTAAGTTAATGATCAAATTATTGTAATCTTACatcaacaataaaacaaaatacaaaaggaaATTTACATATCTTAAAGAAGATAGAGTTAAAGAATAAATAGATGGCTTTTCATGTAAGTAACAcctatgtaataaaaaaaaaaattatggataaaTGAAGGTTTTcctctttattttccttttcttcttcttattcttttttttttttttttcatttcatgttTATTAAATTCTTTCGTTTTCAAGCTTCATCATCTTTTAATTTAAAGAGTTggattttataaattcaaaaccagataaagttttatttttttatacttattgAAAATAGGGGATTCCAACTAACTTTAGTTTGCTAAAAAGATTAGTAACATTGCAAGCTTAAGACCTGGCAATAAAATCCCCTCtccccaatttatcaaaaaaaaaaaaaaagagagattaaAATTGTGTATAGGAAAACGACTCTAAAGTAGTTTGATCTTAGCCTATATATCAAAGAGCCATTCATCTCAATATGACTAGACATGaacattattttcttttggtatGAATTTTGTACATATTTTGTCAAAGCCTTCTCAGCATGATGTAGTCAAATTTGGCATTGATATACTGAAACTTTGAAGATAGAGGGATGGGCCATTTTCGCCACAGTTGATAAACttatttatatgataaaattcctttttaaattgaaaaataattcttCAATTATTTAATACCAAAACGATCTTAGTTATCCTATTTTTGGACTTGGGAAAACAAACAAGATTTGATTATgcatatgataatatatattgaatactTAGTACAAGAAATTGTGAGCAGCTACCATCATGtcttttttcattactttttttttttttttgggggtaaatgtCTTTTTTCATTACTTAATTAGCCAgtcttttcatatatttttcatatatgcaAAACATGTACTTCaatataaattggaaataaCAGTGATATATACTATTACAAAGAATCTGATAAGGGTGGAAGCCTTGTATACAtgaaattatttggaaaataatttgttGAACGACCTAGAGTGGAAATTTGCATCTACCAGGTGGGTAatttgttgatatatatata
Proteins encoded:
- the LOC107413278 gene encoding NAC domain containing protein 52 isoform X1, yielding MGLEAAAGSGGEAKTQTAPTALAPGFRFHPTDEELVIYYLKRKVCGKTFRFNAISEVDIYKSEPWDLAGKSSLKSRDQEYYFFSALDKKYGNGARMNRATSQGYWKATGNDRPVKHDSRTVGMKKTLVFHSGRAPDGKRTNWVMHEYRLVEEELEKTVGLTQDAYVLCRVFHKSNIGPPSGQRYAPFIEEEWDDNKSAVVPGMETLDEAVAGRGQDACIEGNSERKCTEDACVEGNSQRKCTEETAPDANAGRSRENAPDANAGRHRENAPDANGGRHRENAPDANAGRNRENGLDANAGRNNDQVLHQLVTELTHLASDTQSIDKAPPNALDLPMDNKNVLSVCKVESVNEPPLSCVVNREERLEDYHSPGVDDEQPLPSVENRLTLPLQKYKRRRHSDLISDYSNVSENSSRTTQDRCSSTTTTAATAMPILRKTPSTKNFLSALVEYSLLESIERKELVPVPPPELNAANHNSSVPPSCMKFIQDLQNEILKISRERETLKFEMTSAQAMINILQSKIDLLHKENEDLHRENNDLKRISRHFK
- the LOC107413278 gene encoding NAC domain containing protein 52 isoform X2 translates to MGLEAAAGSGGEAKTQTAPTALAPGFRFHPTDEELVIYYLKRKVCGKTFRFNAISEVDIYKSEPWDLAGKSSLKSRDQEYYFFSALDKKYGNGARMNRATSQGYWKATGNDRPVKHDSRTVGMKKTLVFHSGRAPDGKRTNWVMHEYRLVEEELEKTVGLTQDAYVLCRVFHKSNIGPPSGQRYAPFIEEEWDDNKSAVVPGMETLDEAVAGRGQDACIEGNSERKCTEDACVEGNSQRKCTEETAPDANAGRSRENAPDANAGRHRENAPDANGGRHRENAPDANAGRNRENGLDANAGRNNDQDTQSIDKAPPNALDLPMDNKNVLSVCKVESVNEPPLSCVVNREERLEDYHSPGVDDEQPLPSVENRLTLPLQKYKRRRHSDLISDYSNVSENSSRTTQDRCSSTTTTAATAMPILRKTPSTKNFLSALVEYSLLESIERKELVPVPPPELNAANHNSSVPPSCMKFIQDLQNEILKISRERETLKFEMTSAQAMINILQSKIDLLHKENEDLHRENNDLKRISRHFK